Proteins encoded together in one Styela clava chromosome 12, kaStyClav1.hap1.2, whole genome shotgun sequence window:
- the LOC120329495 gene encoding uncharacterized protein LOC120329495: MNFEYLYATLFLLWFCEISSAELNDGHYSEEDDAKVLPIVLPIVLIVLLACVVGCCWQGKKCPCNKNNKDLKKKRQEMAKEKDENAAADRKFAENEKKKRVSSPVRDRPPGKTVTHFNQHLPPAYSAYQKKSNLPGHKSSVKSDHVTVTSEVTSHKKQSHHSTRSQETSGYDATEYHTGGRRIDEKHRVIDGRSHKSSRDGSRSNGRVNEGYRNSYEYHNTTSNGSNPHPHQDYHSHSHRHARY, from the exons atgaattttgaatatttatatgcGACTTTGTTCCTTTTATGGTTTTGCGAAATATCTTCAGCAGAATTGAATGACGGACATTACAGCGAAGAAGATG ATGCGAAAGTTCTCCCGATAGTTCTACCTATTGTATTAATCGTCTTGTTGGCTTGTGTTGTTGGGTGCTGCTGGCAAGGAAAGAAGTGTCcttgtaataaaaataataaagatttgaaaaagaaacGAC AAGAAATGGCGAAGGAAAAGGATGAAAACGCAGCTGCAGATCGTAAGTTTGCCGAAAACGAGAAGAAGAAGAGAGTTTCATCACCGGTAAGAGACAGACCCCCGGGAAAAACAGTTACACATTTCAATCAGCATCTTCCTCCCGCGTACTCTGCTTATCAAAA AAAAAGTAATCTACCGGGGCATAAATCGTCAGTAAAATCCGATCATGTGACTGTGACTTCGGAAGTGACTTCACATAAGAAACAATCACACCATTCCACACGTTCACAGGAGACAAGTGGTTATGATGCTACGG AATATCATACAGGCGGTAGACGAATTGATGAAAAACACAGAGTAATAGATGGTAGATCACATAAATCAAGCAGAG acgGATCAAGAAGCAACGGGCGAGTGAATGAAGGCTACAGAAATTCATACGAATATCATAATACAACCAGTAATGGATCAAATCCTCACCCACATCAAGATTATCATAGCCACAGTCACCGACATGCTAGATATTAA
- the LOC120329468 gene encoding sodium-dependent multivitamin transporter-like, whose translation MEESKIHFSVWDYVVFALSLILSLAIGLRYAFTGGKQMTTSEFLMADRKMRYGPVALSLMVTFISAVSVLGVPAEIFVNGTDYCYLAVSYFLCFPIVCHIFIPVFYKLKITSVYEYLELRFSKSVRICGTVVYMLMLIIYMGVVLYTPALALNTVTDINVWISVVVLCAVCTVYTTLGGLKAVIWTDVFQATVMLGGQAIVLILGVVKVGGMDEVWRINTETGKLSSISFNPSPFERHTFWTLAIGGAFMCLSLYGTSQTAVQRYLSCETMKDAQITAYLNVPLLIIVMIINGLLGLTAYATYHCENPLATGAISKSDQLLIFYMLDVLNGYPGLPGIFVACLFSAALSTISSCFNALATLTMQDLVQPFVDLSDRKAVLYSKVLAFGYGIVCLLMAGIASTMGSVLIAAISIFGIIGGPLLGLFVLGMFFRIANTKGALIGFFTGLVFIFIVGFGSIFYFILEVPKPTYELRDETCNFTVTYDSNYTTESNLNISMNLYNITNTTQQTVIHEKPKLYEGFYSIFKLSYLWYSGISGLVVIIVGLIASWITSRCDETDNINERTLHPLVRRKQIKTNLSTAPLVENKNANDTGIHLNVLLGQENDDMKSVETQSFLEHS comes from the exons ATGGAAgaatcaaaaattcatttttcggtATGGGATTATGTTGTATTTGCTTTGAGTCTGATTCTTTCTCTGGCGATCGGTCTCAGATATGCCTTCACTGGAGGAAAACAAATGACGACATCTGAATTCCTGATGGCTGACAG aaaaatGCGGTATGGTCCAGTTGCATTATCACTTATGGTGACCTTCATATCTGCAGTCAGTGTTCTCGGAGTTCCTGCTGAGATATTTGTGAATGGGACGGACTACTGTTATCTCGCAGTGTCATATTTCCTATGCTTTCCGATTGTGTGTCATATATTTATACCTGTCTTCTATAAGCTCAAAATAACTTCAGTTTATGAG TATCTTGAACTGAGATTTTCGAAGTCTGTTAGAATATGTGGAACAGTCGTGTATATGCTTATGCTCATCATCTATATGGGTGTTGTTTTATATACACCAGCTCTCGCTCTAAACACAG taaCAGACATTAATGTGTGGATATCAGTAGTGGTTCTATGTGCGGTGTGTACTGTATATACTACCCTTGGCGGTTTGAAAGCAGTTATTTGGACTGATGTATTCCAG GCGACTGTGATGTTGGGTGGTCAAGCTATTGTTCTTATTCTCGGTGTTGTAAAAGTAGGGGGAATGGATGAAGTTTGGAGAATAAATACAGAAACAGGAAAGCTGTCTTCAATTTC ATTTAATCCTTCTCCGTTCGAAAGACACACATTTTGGACTTTGGCGATTGGTGGAGCTTTCATGTGTTTATCTTTGTATGGAACGAGTCAAACTGCTGTTCAAAGATATTTGAGTTGTGAAACCATGAAAGACGCACAAAT AACTGCCTATCTCAACGTGCCTCTTCTAATCATTGTTATGATTATCAATGGATTGCTCGGCCTTACTGCATATGCAACATACCACTGTGAAAATCCATTAGCCACTGGTGCAATATCTAAATCCGACCAACTTCTGATTTTCTACATGTTGGATGTATTGAATGGGTATCCTGGTTTACCAGGCATTTTTGTCGCTTGCTTATTCAGCGCCGCTCTCAGTACGATTTCATCTTGCTTTAATGCACTCGCGACACTCACAATGCAGGATCTTGTCCAGCCCTTTGTTGATTTGTCAGACAG GAAAGCTGTTTTATATTCCAAAGTTCTGGCGTTTGGATATGGTATTGTCTGTCTTTTGATGGCAGGTATTGCATCAACAATGGGTAGTGTTTTGATTGCTGCTATCAGTATTTTTGGTATTATTGGAG GTCCTCTTCTTGGTTTATTTGTACTTGGGATGTTTTTTCGAATCGCTAATACCAAAGGAGCACTGATTGGATTTTTCACTggattggttttcatatttattgtcGGATTCGGcagcattttttattttattttagaagttCCAAAACCTACATATGAACTCAGAGATGAA ACATGCAATTTCACTGTGACATACGACTCAAATTACACAACCGAATCAAATCTAAATATTTCTATGAATTTGTATAATATTACCAACACAACTCAACAAACTGTGATCCATGAGAAACCTAAATTATACGAAGGTTTTTATTCCATCTTTAAATTATCCTACCTATGGTACAGTGGGATAAGTGGACTTGTTGTCATCATTGTCGGCCTTATTGCAAGCTGGATTACAT CGCGATGCGATGAAACTGACAACATAAATGAAAGAACACTTCATCCTTTGGTCCGAAGAAagcaaatcaaaacaaatttatcaACAGCACCTCTGGTAGAAAACAAGAATGCTAACGACACTGGCATTcatttaaatgttttattaggTCAAGAAAATGATGACATGAAGTCTGTGGAAACACAAAGTTTTCTTGAGCACTCATGA